In the Streptomyces sp. NBC_00525 genome, one interval contains:
- a CDS encoding HU family DNA-binding protein, which translates to MNKAQLVEAIADKVGGRQQAADAVDAVLDAIVRAVVAGDRVSVTGFGSFEKVDRPARYARNPQTGERVRVKKTSVPRFRAGQGFKDLVSGSKKLPKNDVAVKKAPKGSLSGGSSTRTTAKAAAKKATAKKATARKTATPAKKTTTAAAKKTTAKKTSPAKKTTTAAKKATPAAKSTAAKKTTAAKTAPAKKTTAKKAPAKKTTARKTTAKKTTARKK; encoded by the coding sequence GTGAACAAGGCGCAGCTCGTAGAAGCGATTGCCGACAAGGTCGGCGGCCGCCAGCAGGCCGCGGACGCGGTGGACGCGGTGCTCGACGCGATCGTCCGGGCGGTTGTCGCGGGGGACCGGGTCTCGGTCACCGGCTTCGGCTCGTTCGAGAAGGTGGACCGCCCCGCCCGCTACGCGCGCAACCCGCAGACGGGTGAGCGCGTCCGGGTCAAGAAGACCTCGGTGCCCCGCTTCCGCGCGGGCCAGGGCTTCAAGGACCTGGTGAGCGGCTCCAAGAAGCTCCCCAAGAACGATGTGGCCGTGAAGAAGGCGCCCAAGGGCAGCCTCTCCGGCGGCTCTTCCACCCGTACGACGGCCAAGGCCGCCGCCAAGAAGGCCACCGCGAAGAAGGCCACCGCCAGGAAGACGGCGACTCCGGCGAAGAAGACCACCACCGCCGCGGCCAAGAAGACCACCGCGAAGAAGACGTCGCCGGCGAAGAAGACGACGACGGCCGCGAAGAAGGCCACCCCCGCGGCGAAGTCGACGGCGGCCAAGAAGACCACCGCCGCCAAGACCGCGCCCGCCAAGAAGACCACGGCGAAGAAGGCGCCCGCGAAGAAGACCACCGCGCGCAAGACCACGGCCAAGAAGACCACCGCGCGCAAGAAGTGA
- a CDS encoding lysophospholipid acyltransferase family protein codes for MSRRRIGFWYRLAAVIAKPPLVVLFKRDWRGMEHIPADGGFITAVNHNSYLDPLSYGHFQYNTGRVPRFLAKAGLFKGTFVGTMLRGTGQIPVYRETTNALDAFRAAVNAIERGECVSFYPEGTLTRDPDMWPMAGKTGAARVALMTRAPVIPVAQWGANEAMPPYAKEKKLRLLPRKTLRVKAGPPVDLSRFYGKEPTPELLREATEVIMRAITAQLEEIRGEQAPAEPYDHRRARAEQRRRAEGEGLT; via the coding sequence GTGTCCCGCCGCAGAATCGGCTTCTGGTACCGCCTGGCGGCGGTCATCGCGAAACCGCCGCTGGTGGTTCTCTTCAAGCGCGACTGGCGGGGAATGGAACACATTCCGGCCGACGGCGGATTCATCACCGCGGTCAACCACAACTCGTATCTGGACCCGCTCTCCTACGGGCACTTCCAGTACAACACCGGCCGCGTGCCCCGGTTCCTCGCCAAGGCCGGCCTCTTCAAGGGCACCTTCGTCGGCACGATGCTGCGCGGCACCGGCCAGATCCCCGTCTACCGCGAGACCACCAACGCGCTGGACGCCTTCCGGGCCGCCGTGAACGCCATCGAACGCGGCGAGTGCGTCTCCTTCTACCCCGAGGGCACCCTCACCCGCGACCCCGACATGTGGCCCATGGCCGGCAAGACCGGCGCCGCCCGCGTCGCGTTGATGACCCGCGCCCCCGTCATCCCGGTCGCGCAGTGGGGCGCCAACGAGGCGATGCCGCCCTACGCCAAGGAGAAGAAGCTGCGGCTGCTGCCCCGCAAGACCCTCCGGGTCAAGGCCGGGCCGCCCGTGGACCTCTCCCGGTTCTACGGCAAGGAGCCGACGCCCGAACTGCTCCGCGAGGCCACCGAGGTGATCATGCGCGCGATCACCGCGCAACTGGAGGAGATCCGGGGCGAGCAGGCGCCCGCCGAGCCCTACGATCACCGCAGGGCCCGTGCCGAACAGCGGCGCAGGGCCGAAGGAGAGGGACTCACGTGA
- the cofC gene encoding 2-phospho-L-lactate guanylyltransferase codes for MRNESGTATNTDPAGRWSLVVPLKPLARGKSRLAPASGALLRPRLALAFARDTVAAALSCPDVANVVVVTDDTAAGAALGALGAQVVPDSPAAGLNAALAHGERVARAARPDAPLAALNADLPALRPAELSRVLEFSAAFPRAFVPDASGIGTTFLSARAGTELRPAFGGPSRARHLASGAVEITLPGIDSVRRDVDTGEDLRVALALGVGPFTAGRWAAGTPARDR; via the coding sequence ATGCGTAACGAGTCAGGCACCGCCACGAACACGGACCCGGCCGGGCGCTGGTCGCTGGTCGTCCCGCTGAAGCCGCTGGCGCGGGGCAAGAGCAGGCTGGCGCCCGCGTCGGGCGCTCTGTTGCGGCCCCGGCTGGCCCTCGCCTTCGCCCGGGACACGGTGGCGGCGGCGCTGTCCTGCCCGGATGTGGCGAATGTGGTGGTCGTCACGGACGACACGGCGGCGGGGGCGGCGCTGGGCGCGCTCGGGGCCCAGGTGGTGCCCGATTCCCCGGCCGCCGGGCTCAACGCGGCCCTCGCGCACGGTGAGCGGGTGGCGCGGGCGGCCAGGCCGGACGCGCCGCTCGCCGCGCTGAACGCGGACCTGCCCGCGCTGCGGCCGGCGGAATTGTCCCGCGTCCTGGAATTCTCCGCCGCTTTTCCCCGCGCATTTGTTCCCGATGCGTCGGGAATCGGCACGACATTTCTCTCGGCCCGTGCGGGTACGGAATTGCGTCCGGCTTTCGGGGGTCCGTCGCGGGCGCGGCACCTGGCGTCGGGCGCGGTGGAAATCACGCTGCCGGGGATCGATTCGGTGCGCCGGGACGTGGACACCGGGGAGGATCTGCGGGTGGCGCTCGCGCTGGGCGTGGGGCCGTTCACCGCGGGCCGCTGGGCCGCCGGGACGCCGGCGCGGGACCGATAG
- the leuD gene encoding 3-isopropylmalate dehydratase small subunit: MEAFTTHTGRAVPLRRSNVDTDQIIPAHWLKKVTRDGFEDGLFEAWRKDADFVLNRPEREGATVLVAGPDFGTGSSREHAVWALQNYGFKAVISSRFADIFRGNSLKNGLLTVVLDQRTVDAIWELTEADPTAEVTVDLEARQVRAEGITADFELDENARWRLLNGLDDISLTLQNEADIAAYEAARPAYKPRTISA, from the coding sequence ATGGAAGCATTCACCACGCACACCGGCCGGGCCGTCCCGCTGCGCCGCAGCAACGTGGACACCGACCAGATCATCCCCGCGCACTGGCTCAAGAAGGTCACCCGCGACGGCTTCGAGGACGGGCTCTTCGAGGCCTGGCGCAAGGACGCGGACTTCGTCCTCAACCGCCCGGAGCGCGAGGGCGCGACGGTCCTGGTGGCCGGCCCCGACTTCGGCACCGGCTCCTCCCGCGAACACGCCGTCTGGGCCCTCCAGAACTACGGGTTCAAGGCCGTCATCTCCTCCCGGTTCGCCGACATCTTCCGCGGCAACTCGCTGAAGAACGGTCTGCTGACCGTGGTTCTGGACCAGCGGACGGTGGACGCCATCTGGGAGCTGACGGAGGCCGACCCGACCGCCGAGGTGACGGTCGACCTGGAGGCCCGGCAGGTCCGCGCCGAGGGCATCACGGCCGACTTCGAGCTGGACGAGAACGCCCGCTGGCGGCTGCTCAACGGGCTGGACGACATCAGCCTCACCCTGCAGAACGAAGCCGACATCGCGGCGTACGAGGCGGCCCGTCCGGCCTACAAGCCCCGCACAATTTCGGCCTGA